A single Nicotiana tabacum cultivar K326 chromosome 5, ASM71507v2, whole genome shotgun sequence DNA region contains:
- the LOC107828409 gene encoding serine racemase, with the protein MESNSPTSCEDYAADISSIRQAQVRIEPFVHKTPVLTSETLNSIAGRKLYFKCECFQKGGAFKFRGACNAIYSLADNQAEKGVVTHSSGNHAAALALAAKLRGIPAYIVIPKNAPKCKVENVKRYGGQVIWSEPSMESRENTANKVLQDTGAVLIHPYNDGRIISGQGTISLEFLEQASEIDTLIVPISGGGLISGVALAAKAINPAIRILAAEPMGADDAFQSKINGRITKLSEVNTIADGLRAFLGDLTWPIVRDLVDDVIVVDDKEIIQAMRLCYEILKIAVEPSGAIGLAAVLSDGFQQNPAYSECNHIGIVISGGNVDLGVLWNSLEK; encoded by the exons ATGGAATCAAATAGCCCAACATCTTGTGAGGATTATGCTGCTGATATCTCTTCCATCAGGCAAGCTCAAGTACGCATTGAGCCCTTTGTGCACAAAACTCCTGTCCTCACCTCAGAAACTTTAAATTCTATTGCTGGAAGAAAGCTCTACTTTAAATGTGAATGCTTTCAGAAGGG GGGGGCTTTTAAATTCCGAGGGGCCTGTAATGCTATTTATTCACTTGCTGATAATCAGGCCGAAAAAGGAGTAGTAACTCATAGCAG TGGAAATCATGCTGCAGCTCTTGCTTTGGCTGCAAAACTACGTGGTATCCCTGCATATATAGTTATACCAAAAAATGCTCCGAAATGCAAAGTTGAAAATGTCAAACGTTACGGTGGTCAGGTTATCTGGAGTGAGCCATCAATGGAGTCCCGAGAGAATACTGCAAACAAGGTGTTGCAAGACACTGGCGCTGTTCTTATTCATCCCTACAACGACGGTCGCATCATAAG TGGGCAGGGTACAATATCACTGGAGTTTCTGGAACAGGCTTCAGAGATTGACACTTTAATAGTTCCGATTAGTG GTGGTGGTCTAATATCAGGAGTTGCCTTGGCTGCCAAGGCCATCAATCCTGCCATTCGCATTTTGGCTGCTGAACCAATGGGAGCCGATGATGCTTTCCAGTCAAAGATCAACGGTAGGATTACTAAGTTATCTGAAGTCAACACTATCGCTGATGGGCTTCGAGCTTTTCTTGGAGATCTAACATG GCCTATTGTTCGCGATCTCGTGGATGACGTTATAGTTGTTGATGATAAAGAGATAATACAAGCTATGAGACTTTGCTATGAGATTCTAAAGATTGCAGTGGAACCAAGTGGAGCTATTGGCCTTGCAGCTGTTCTTTCTGATGGTTTCCAACAAAATCCAGCCTATAGTGAATGCAATCATATTGGCATTGTAATTTCTGGAGGCAATGTTGATCTTGGTGTTCTTTGGAATTCGCTCGAGAAATAA
- the LOC107828407 gene encoding RNA-binding NOB1-like protein, which translates to MDTQPPPPPPCWSNILKQPPPPQKPQAPVTFTSAVPPATAAGTGVLVGSCKSTKGIAVAIVDANAIIQGGDKLNHSADRFVSVPEVLSEIRDPNSRHSLNFLPFTVDTMEPSPDSLKKVISFARATGDLQTLSDVDLKLIALTYTLEAQFHGTHHLRDCPPPIHMVNVKRLPEKELPGWGSNVPNQEEWDAIEHAMDAGANTNSRILPLKDLSLNVIPLDQQSRDGSTLNGGDSHSEDQMDADGGFGKPRKYLPQRKEVKMEGKKMVADGIDASQGQYDEDGDDWRPAVSRSTHRRFLRRKARREMSETSSKMDDIKDAAENAVNENLDNCQYDDMAMSHIPEENHEANGEGNAITEVRDGEENLSTILSQMRLEEDSAKDLQVDADVNIPLEGSESNDAKQDSKESEEDEGENFDSADRGAEDAEMASQMDESIETSFVDDDSSEQSWMLKSLSESSVACVTGDFAMQNVILQMGLRLVAPGGMQIRELHRWVLKCHACYKVTTDVGKIFCPNCGNGGTLRKVAVTVGENGIVLAARRPRISLRGTKFSLPLPQGGRDAVTKNPVLREDQLPQKFLYPKTKKKNNQGDDIFTPDTLFLHHTSKKAPLQPPVRKALAVFSGKRNPNDNHYSRAKV; encoded by the exons ATGGATACCCAGCCCCCTCCTCCTCCACCATGTTGGAGCAACATACTAAAACAACCCCCACCACCACAGAAACCGCAAGCTCCGGTCACCTTCACCTCTGCCGTACCACCGGCTACGGCGGCAGGTACTGGAGTTTTGGTCGGGAGCTGCAAGTCGACGAAGGGGATAGCGGTAGCAATAGTAGACGCAAACGCAATAATTCAAGGGGGAGATAAGCTGAATCATTCAGCTGACCGGTTTGTATCGGTACCTGAAGTGTTGAGCGAGATTCGTGATCCTAATTCTCGTCACTCGCTTAATTTCCTTCCGTTCACTGTTGATACTATGGAACCTTCTCCTGATTCTCTTAAGAAAG TTATCAGCTTTGCAAGAGCTACTGGTGATTTGCAAACACTTTCCGATGTGGATCTCAAGCTCATTGCTTTAACTTACACTTTGGAGGCTCAATTTCATGGAACTCATCATCTCCGGGATTGCCCTCCTCCTATTCACATGGTTAATGTGAAAAGGTTGCCAGAGAAGGAGTTGCCTGGATGGGGCTCTAATGTCCCTAATCAAGAAGAGTGGGATGCAATAGAACATGCAATGGATGCTGGAGCAAACACCAACTCTAGAATTCTTCCCTTGAAAGATTTGAGCTTGAATGTTATTCCTCTTGATCAACAAAGTAGAGATGGTTCAACCTTGAATGGCGGTGATTCTCATTCTGAGGATCAGATGGATGCCGATGGTGGCTTCGGGAAACCTAGAAAGTACCTGCCGCAGAGAAAAGAGGTAAAAATGGAAGGTAAGAAAATGGTTGCTGATGGAATTGATGCATCACAGGGACAATATGATGAGGATGGTGATGATTGGCGACCTGCTGTCAGCCGAAGTACTCATAGGAGATTTCTCAGACGAAAAGCTAGACGTGAAATGTCTGAGACATCATCTAAAATGGATGATATAAAAGATGCAGCTGAAAATGCAGTAAATGAAAACCTTGACAACTGTCAATACGATGATATGGCTATGTCCCATATACCAGAAGAAAATCATGAGGCGAATGGAGAGGGCAATGCGATTACTGAAGTAAGAGATGGTGAAGAAAATCTGTCTACGATTTTGAGTCAAATGCGGCTTGAAGAAGATTCTGCAAAAGATCTTCAAGTTGATGCAGATGTAAACATTCCCCTTGAGGGGTCTGAATCCAATGATGCTAAGCAAGACAGTAAAGaatctgaagaagatgaaggggaGAATTTTGACTCTGCTGATAGAGGAGCGGAAGATGCAGAGATGGCCAGCCAGATGGATGAGAGCATTGAAACATCATTTGTAGATGATGACAGCAGTGAACAGAGTTGGATGTTAAAATCCTTGTCCGAGTCAAGCGTGGCTTGTGTGACAGGTGATTTTGCAATGCAAAATGTTATTCTTCAAATGGGCTTACGCCTTGTGGCACCTGGAGGAATGCAGATCCGTGAGCTGCACAG GTGGGTGCTGAAATGCCATGCCTGCTATAAAGTTACAACAGATGTTGGTAAGATTTTCTGTCCCAATTGTGGAAATGGGGGCACTTTACGCAAGGTAGCAGTGACTGTTGGAGAAAATGGTATCGTTCTTGCAGCGCGTCGACCACGTATATCCTTGCGAGGGACGAAG TTTTCCCTGCCTTTACCTCAAGGGGGTAGAGATGCTGTTACCAAGAACCCCGTATTACGCGAGGACCAACTTCCTCAGAAGTTTCTTTATCCTAAGACGAAAAAGAAGAACAACCAG GGGGATGACATATTTACTCCGGACACTCTTTTTCTCCACCATACTAGTAAGAAGGCTCCTCTGCAGCCTCCTGTTCGCAAAGCACTAGCTGTTTTCAGTGGAAAGAGGAATCCTAACGACAATCATTATTCTCGTGctaaagtttga
- the LOC107828414 gene encoding heavy metal-associated isoprenylated plant protein 39-like: protein MGQQKLVVKIMTMSDEKTKQKAMEAVADIHGVDSIAADIKEQKMIILGEMDSIAVAKKLKKVGKIDIISVGPANQEKKEEKKEEKKDEKAVDKK, encoded by the exons atGGGACAG CAAAAGTTGGTGGTAAAGATTATGACAATGAGCGACGAAAAAACTAAGCAGAAAGCTATGGAGGCTGTTGCTGATATACATG GAGTTGATTCAATAGCAGCTGATATAAAGGAGCAAAAGATGATAATTTTGGGTGAAATGGATAGTATAGCAGTTGCAAAAAAGTTAAAGAAAGTTGGGAAAATTGACATAATTTCAGTTGGTCCAGCTAACcaagagaaaaaggaagaaaaaaaggaagaaaagaaggaTGAAAAGGCTGTGGATAAGAAATGA
- the LOC107802072 gene encoding protein LURP-one-related 4-like: MAKICPELLLQQSSSSPSSSSSPYVTSIRETFTIWMKSLVFHGNGCTVFNSKGEIVFRVDNYQESCRDEVCLMDLKGQVLFSIKREKLRVLGRWNGYGCGGIKGRPLFQVRRNGMFSREDVICNVGCDENVGNNCYKIQQLDKKSSFKVTNTAGQVVAEVKQKKSSKGIGYGDDVLTLEVEPNIDHSLIVALVTICGLIHGKL; encoded by the exons ATGGCTAAAATTTGTCCGGAATTATTGTTACAacaatcttcttcttctccttcttcgtcGTCGTCTCCTTATGTGACATCAATAAGAGAAACATTTACTATATGGATGAAATCTTTAGTTTTCCATGGAAATGGTTGTACTGTCTTTAATTCTAAAGGTGAAATTGTTTTTAGAGTTGATAATTACCAAGAAAGTTGTAGAGATGAAGTTTGTCTAATGGATCTCAAAGGCCAAGTTCTCTTCTCCATTAAAAGAGAG aAACTACGAGTTCTTGGTCGTTGGAATGGCTATGGTTGTGGTGGAATAAAAGGGAGGCCATTGTTTCAAGTAAGGAGGAATGGCATGTTTTCAAGAGAAGATGTCATATGTAATGTTGGATGTGATGAAAATGTAGGAAATAATTGCTACAAGATTCAACAATTGGACAAAAAATCATCATTTAAAGTCACAAATACTGCTGGCCAAGTTGTTGCCGAG GTAAAACAGAAGAAATCATCAAAAGGAATTGGCTATGGTGATGATGTGTTAACTCTAGAAGTTGAACCAAATATAGATCACTCTTTAATTGTGGCTCTTGTGACAATATGTGGCTTAATTCATGGCAAATTATGA